One Brassica napus cultivar Da-Ae chromosome C4, Da-Ae, whole genome shotgun sequence genomic region harbors:
- the LOC106350695 gene encoding protein Daple-like, with the protein ILESKLAESGDFEEEVKFLREELCMSKSEHLLLLQELESKETELQCSSLSVEKLEETISSLTLESLCEIESMKLDISALEQALVDAMRIQEESIQEKDQLRGVIEEVQFQSREAQEKAKSVEKLNEELRKRIAGSEKSIKEFFQSTKERLESENEEQPPLNEECFFAELSHVFPLSSEVRECFDAIIKRLELPRDVTLIDKMEGMGKQIQLQEDLVKRLKEELKEEKLKAKEEAEDLTQEMAELRYKMTCLVDEERKRRVCVEQASLQRIAEVETQMKRETNKRSSTDMLPLSVL; encoded by the exons ATTCTTGAATCCAAATTGGCTGAATCAGGGGACTTTGAAGAAGAAGTTAAATTCTTGAGAGAGGAGTTGTGTATGTCTAAATCCGAgcatttgttgttgttgcaagAACTCGAGAGCAAAGAGACAGAGCTACAGTGTTCGTCTCTTTCTGTGGAGAAACTGGAGGAGACCATCTCGTCCTTAACGTTGGAGTCCTTGTGTGAGATAGAAAGCATGAAGCTTGATATATCAGCTTTGGAGCAAGCACTCGTTGATGCGATGAGAATCCAAGAGGAAAGCATCCAAGAGAAAGATCAGTTGAGAGGAGTAATCGAAGAGGTTCAGTTTCAGTCTCGAGAGGCGCAGGAGAAGGCTAAGTCCGTTGAGAAGCTAAACGAAGAGCTGAGGAAAAGAATCGCCGGTTCTGAAAAGAGTATCAAAGAGTTTTTTCAAAGTACTAAAGAACGGTTGGAAAGTGAAAACGAAGAGCAGCCACCTCTAAATGAAGAGTGTTTCTTCGCTGAATTGAGCCATGTGTTTCCATTGTCCAGTGAAGTTCG TGAATGTTTTGATGCAATTATCAAGAGACTAGAACTTCCCCGGGATGTAACTTTGATTGATAAAATGGAGGGTATGGGGAAACAGATACAGCTGCAGGAAGATCTTGTGAAGCGGCTCAAG GAGGAACTGAAAGAGGAGAAACTGAAGGCGAAGGAAGAAGCGGAAGACCTTACGCAAGAAATGGCTGAACTAAGGTATAAGATGACATGTTTGGTCGATGAAGAACGCAAACGCCGTGTGTGCGTAGAGCAAGCGTCGTTACAGAGAATCGCAGAAGTGGAAACACAg ATGAAGAGAGAGACGAACAAGCGCTCTTCCACAGATATGCTACCTCTTTCCGTGTTATGA
- the LOC106449796 gene encoding protein MIZU-KUSSEI 1-like encodes MSKTKSIASMEFQSPVVTTVDCQNQVQSWRLLRSIIKLLIPTCNSTLVQELEKENPNLRSKNFYNDIKSRTSSFRSSSSLSSSTVTGTIFGYRKGKINFCIQTPRKSTNPELLLELAVPTTVLAREMRGGELRIVLERNNQEEEGDSVSSRPFWNMYCNGKRVGYARKRSPSKDDMAALTALSKVVVGAGLVTGKELGRFDDELMYLRASFRRVCGSKESESFHLIDPAGNIGQELSIFFVPSSV; translated from the coding sequence ATGTCAAAGACCAAATCCATAGCGTCAATGGAGTTTCAATCGCCGGTGGTAACCACGGTAGACTGCCAGAACCAAGTCCAATCATGGCGTCTCCTCCGTTCAATCATTAAGCTTCTCATCCCAACTTGCAACTCCACATTAGTCCAAGAACTAGAAAAAGAAAACCCTAACTTGAGAAGCAAGAATTTCTACAACGACATCAAATCACGCACTTCCTCTTTCCGTTCCTCTTCTTCCCTTTCTTCATCCACGGTCACAGGAACCATCTTCGGATACCGTAAGGGGAAAATCAATTTCTGTATCCAAACACCACGAAAATCGACAAACCCCGAGCTTCTTCTCGAGCTAGCCGTTCCAACAACGGTCTTAGCTCGAGAAATGAGAGGAGGAGAGTTACGTATAGTCTTGGAAAGGAACAACCAAGAAGAAGAGGGTGACTCTGTTTCGTCGAGGCCGTTTTGGAACATGTATTGTAATGGAAAGAGAGTTGGGTACGCAAGAAAACGCAGTCCGTCAAAGGATGACATGGCGGCGTTAACCGCTTTGAGTAAGGTTGTTGTCGGAGCTGGACTTGTGACTGGGAAAGAACTTGGCCGGTTCGATGATGAGTTGATGTATTTGAGAGCTAGTTTCAGAAGAGTTTGTGGTTCGAAGGAATCTGAATCTTTCCATCTGATTGATCCAGCTGGGAATATTGGACAAGAACTCAGTATCTTTTTCGTCCCATCATCGGTTTGA
- the LOC106429379 gene encoding classical arabinogalactan protein 2, with translation MSPKALQVVIFLGFLATSCFSQAPAPAPTTTVSPPTSLPPMKAETPSPVASPPVPVNEPTPAPTTAPTTSPTTAPVASPPLTDAPASGPSAGLTPTLAPAPGPDTGAEAPVSAAWANQAFLVGTFVAGALYAVALV, from the coding sequence ATGAGTCCTAAGGCATTGCAAGTTGTGATCTTTCTCGGTTTCTTGGCCACTTCATGTTTCTCTCAAGCTCCAGCCCCGGCACCAACCACCACCGTTTCTCCACCGACGTCGCTTCCTCCCATGAAAGCAGAAACACCTTCTCCGGTTGCTTCACCACCGGTTCCAGTTAACGAGCCAACTCCAGCTCCAACCACCGCTCCAACTACTTCTCCAACAACAGCTCCGGTTGCTTCTCCTCCTCTAACAGATGCTCCAGCCTCTGGTCCTTCCGCTGGATTAACCCCTACTTTGGCTCCGGCTCCGGGACCAGACACCGGTGCTGAAGCTCCTGTAAGCGCCGCATGGGCTAATCAAGCTTTCCTTGTGGGAACATTTGTTGCCGGAGCTCTATACGCTGTCGCTTTGGTTTAG
- the LOC106429383 gene encoding uncharacterized protein At3g60930, chloroplastic-like: MDHPKEGSGESGMPPSASGAKLLKVKQEIGAKMRKGKKTAREAIATRVSKRKKKDDSSGSSPHSPSLLKNQDVVNLMVQALAQKELGRACNSDETPETAPEGWFCCHEKYISKSHLRFPLPTLLLDLLDHYQLALSQLCPSVIRVINGFITRSKEEGVSVGLTELMSLFSLKESASKEGGTGTYYLPSRPNHVIFRFSSSDDDWRKKYFYVKVDPSTVPGYAFFVLFIYGRVTFCSDLLAEIEDPPKLSTKLTRALYRKLQQSPCTWVAYTTSRISAARFPDTYNASFQDPIPAENLEISAGDSVVSISTGASASGTEKSQPGDMTLRPSFRSRGNPSKAASASRGSDRNQGGSFLISMKEVLDDGGSKPVVETTPTEVVAQDAAPLPEVQVPEADYQAPKGTSEIEPSRHKRPRIDQGGASIRSSSSSSRGGTVGWSFTHSKPGSILDDSWGLAAIMRHLKSVGCPLPALKDLTNRDEYLDIAHCMGQLAGAVNRAQLRFENALCAAPNAGELAEVTEMVKAAKTDLDQARVRISELEAEVTRLGSKADAQQGEIESQKLDIQVKSRRINDLEAARKIAEHQVRELIASSRDSQKNKEAEVKLAVREGKKEVAEAYGKILVCVKEKFARKKDEVDALVYAQELQANADLLKDMLNNKIQSVEEEYNQLVALLPEATTAYEKAQVSDFSVSKLPLPQISESSGTFEINMFNPSFSGEYGSNLGLMAPDLAPVEAAIGGDGNVVDEGVPAGAGDPIQEEKED; this comes from the exons ATGGATCATCCGAAAGAAGGTTCCGGGGAATCCGGGATGCCTCCCTCTGCTTCTGGAGCTAAACTACTGAAAGTTAAGCAAGAAATCGGAGCCAAGATGAGGAAGGGGAAAAAGACAGCCAGGGAGGCAATCGCGACCAGAGTTTCTAAACGGAAGAAGAAAGACGATTCTAGTGGGAGCAGTCCTCACTCGCCTTCGTTGCTGAAAAATCAAGACGTGGTTAACCTCATGGTTCAAGCTCTCGCCCAAAAGGAGCTTGGCCGTGCCTGTAATTCTGACGAAACCCCCGAGACCGCTCCGGAGGGTTGGTTCTGTTGCCATGAGAAGTACATCTCCAAGTCTCACTTGAGATTTCCTCTTCCGACCCTACTGCTTGATCTACTAGATCATTATCAGTTAGCCCTTTCCCAACTCTGTCCCTCGGTTATCCGGGTGATAAACGGCTTTATCACTAGGTCCAAAGAGGAGGGGGTTAGCGTCGGTCTTACCGAACTTATGAGCCTCTTTTCCCTGAAGGAAAGCGCCTCTAAGGAGGGTGGTACCGGGACCTACTACCTCCCTAGTCGTCCCAATCATGTTATCTTCAGATTCTCTAGTAGTGATGATGACTGGAGGAAGAAGTATTTTTACGTTAAAGTTGATCCTTCGACGGTTCCT GGATATGCTTTTTTCGTTTTATTCATTTATGGCCGAGTAACCTTTTGCTCTGATTTACTTGCAGAAATCGAAGATCCCCCGAAGCTCTCTACCAAGCTCACCAGGGCTCTATACCGCAAGTTGCAACAGAGTCCCTGTACCTGGGTGGCCTACACCACTTCTCGAATAAGTGCAGCCAGATTCCCAGATACCTACAACGCCTCTTTCCAAGATCCCATTCCTGCTGAGAACCTTGAGA TTTCGGCAGGCGATTCGGTTGTATCGATCTCAACTGGTGCTAGTGCTTCGGGAACTGAAAAGTCTCAGCCAGGTGACATGACTCTGCGACCGTCATTCCGTTCTAGGGGTAACCCCTCTAAAGCTGCCAGTGCTTCTCGTGGAAGCGACAGGAACCAAGGAGGATCGTTCCTTATCTCAATGAAGGAAGTTTTGGACGACGGAGGATCCAAACCTGTTGTCGAGACTACTCCAACTGAGGTTGTAGCTCAGGATGCTGCTCCTCTCCCTGAGGTCCAGGTGCCGGAGGCTGACTACCAGGCTCCGAAGGGTACCTCTGAGATCGAGCCGTCGAGACACAAGAGGCCCAGGATCGATCAGGGCGGAGCTTCCATccgttcttcttcctcgtcctctagaGGAGGGACTGTTGGGTGGAGCTTTACCCATTCGAAGCCTGGGTCGATCCTGGATGACTCTTGGGGCCTAGCTGCGATAATGAGGCACCTGAAGAGCGTGGGATGTCCCCTTCCAGCGCTCAAGGACCTGACTAACCGAGATGAGTATCTCGATATTGCCCACTGTATGGGTCAG TTGGCTGGGGCTGTTAACAGGGCCCAGCTCAGGTTTGAGAATGCTCTGTGTGCTGCCCCCAATGCTGGTGAACTTGCTGAGGTTACCGAGATGGTTAAGGCAGCCAAAACCGATCTTGACCAAGCCCGGGTTCGAATTTCTGAACTCGAAGCCGAAGTGACGAGGCTAGGCTCGAAGGCCGATGCTCAGCAAGGAGAGATCGAGAGTCAAAAGCTCGATATCCAGGTGAAGAGCAGGAGGATCAATGATTTAGAGGCTGCTCGAAAGATAGCTGAGCATCAAGTACGTGAGCTCATTGCCTCATCCCGGGATAGCCAGAAGAACAAGGAAGCTGAAGTCAAGCTGGCTGTCAGGGAAGGGAAGAAAGAAGTCGCCGAAGCTTACGGCAAGATCCTGGTCTGTGTTAAGGAGAAGTTTGCTAGGAAGAAAGATGAGGTCGACGCTTTGGTGTACGCTCAGGAGCTCCAAGCTAATGCCGACCTCTTGAAGGATATGCTGAACAACAAGATCCAAAGCGTTGAAGAGGAGTACAACCAATTGGTGGCCTTATTACCAGAAGCGACAACTGCGTATGAGAAGGCTCAAGTCTCTGACTTCTCGGTCAGCAAGCTTCCTCTTCCCCAGATCTCGGAGAGTTCAGGTACTTTCGAGATtaacatgtttaatccatccTTTTCTGGGGAGTATGGCTCTAATTTGGGTTTGATGGCTCCTGACTTAGCTCCAGTCGAGGCAGCAATAGGAGGTGACGGCAATGTGGTCGATGAGGGAGTTCCTGCCGGTGCTGGTGATCCGATTcaggaagagaaggaagattga